CGAGCGTGGGTCGCCGCCGTGCTCGCCGCAGATGCCGACTTCGAGCGCCAGTCGTGTGGCGCGGCCCTTCTGCACGGCCATCTTGATCAACTGACCTACGCCCTCGCGGTCGAGCGTCTGGAACGGGTTGTCGGGCAGGATGCCCTCTTCGACGTACTTGAGCAGGAAGCCGCGCTCGGCGTCGTCGCGCGAGTAGCCGTAGGTCATCTGGGTCAGGTCGTTCGTGCCGAAGGAGAAGAAC
The sequence above is drawn from the Blastocatellia bacterium genome and encodes:
- a CDS encoding pyruvate, phosphate dikinase (catalyzes the formation of phosphoenolpyruvate from pyruvate), whose amino-acid sequence is FFSFGTNDLTQMTYGYSRDDAERGFLLKYVEEGILPDNPFQTLDREGVGQLIKMAVQKGRATRLALEVGICGEHGGDPRSVAFCYEAGLNYVSCSPFRVPVARLAAAHAALGVAVR